A genomic stretch from Thalassophryne amazonica chromosome 18, fThaAma1.1, whole genome shotgun sequence includes:
- the telo2 gene encoding telomere length regulation protein TEL2 homolog, protein MEALSTNAEVRFRVTQCVRTLSMSAEHNDIIAALQTLHSYLDGPESKTTLVQRAEFKRAHFSHILRFLVSNIHADWLHALSAAQRAELWDGLFLIGPPDQALLALMEGISTLRPSTNLDHLVNITERFLQSGRLADLLWSYCLETGPSDSPQLREVLLGRIVALPDITANKLHPNNKPLFLPSQYYPLLAAEMLTALERTCQTLREGTDCSLSFVAQTLGKVCIQGHSDVVLAVMVPRLSACTCSNMVWQRVCWKLLDDVPQRWMESVLTALVQAISGPEALSRILGNLVLSNKKAQFVITHKLLLLQYKYENRVLRTIMGYLAADRERRTLLIQVLRSVSQAWANPSAVKHTPLEQQLYVSKALLLSLSLLTDSELQELRSDLLQCMLDGMAIHLDSSVVRIRRMGMVVGECLSSRMNINETKLQFEYEHDNETKELLSLMAPSAGEEAELMHRLDSPQTNEISSSAQEVSNQNKPEAQPTRSDPESDLDSDDELTPFDMSGDKEISQASPPRYLRDCLETLISSEDATRVELSLRFCEGLVRKNVSTTREISVQLTKVLLHMENKYSITDFLTLRQATMVALVVTDTIPVTQYLTTEFYSLNYSLRQRLDMLEVLALAAQELSKPTTNSRDASSNSAAATLDLTSYPGDNLVHWQQIVEKRIQSKTKRFSKGPTKPPQRATANRYSHVAGHFFFPLLRNYDKPQTTFDLLGSDHLVLGRLIHTLALFMHLAVNAPVATQLGRALLDFVWTVRYHADQMVRRGVLFAVCSVFMSMPSHNLLVDLGDQLLETRNWLADVAEGDPDADCRRLAAQSLVMLDESLRKQLQDPQALSLQS, encoded by the exons atggaggccCTCAGCACAAATGCTGAGGTGCGCTTCAGGGTGACCCAGTGTGTTCGGACCCTCAGCATGTCTGCGGAACACAACGATATTATCGCTGCTCTTCAGACTCTGCACTCTTACTTAGATGGACCTGAAAGTAAAACCACTTTGGTTCAGCGCGCAGAGTTCAAACGAGCTCACTTCAGTCACATCCTTCGATTTCTGGTCAGTAACATCCACGCCGATTGGTTGCATGCCCTCTCAGCAGCCCAGCGAGCAGAGTTATGGGATGGCCTGTTCCTAATCGGCCCTCCGGACCAGGCTCTGCTGGCGCTGATGGAGGGAATCAGCACGCTTAG GCCGAGCACAAATCTAGACCACTTGGTTAACATCACTGAGCGGTTCCTCCAAAGTGGCCGACTTGCTGACTTGCTGTGGTCGTACTGTTTGGAGACCGGTCCTTCTGATTCCCCACAGCTCCGGGAGGTTCTCCTGGGGCGTATAGTGGCTCTACCAGATATCACTGCCAACAAGTTACATCCAAACAACAAGCCTTTGTTTCTACCCTCGCAGTACTACCCACTGCTTGCTGCAGAAATGCTCACTGCACTGGAGCGAACCTGCCAAACACTCAGAG AGGGCACAGACTGTTCCTTGAGTTTTGTGGCTCAAACACTCGGAAAGGTTTGCATCCAGGGGCACAGTG ATGTGGTGCTGGCAGTGATGGTTCCTCGGCTGTCTGCATGCACGTGTTCCAACATGGTGTGGCAAAGGGTTTGCTGGAAGCTGCTTGATGATGTGCCGCAGCGGTGGATGGAGAGCGTGCTGACTGCGTTGGTGCAGGCCATCAGCGG GCCTGAAGCTTTGAGCAGAATCTTAGGAAATCTAGTGTTATCAAATAAAAAAGCTCAGTTTGTCATCACTCATAAACTGCTACTACTGCAGTACAAGTATGAG AATCGAGTTTTGAGAACTATAATGGGTTACCTCGCAGCAGACAGGGAACGACGAACACTTCTCATCCAG GTGTTACGGTCTGTGTCCCAGGCCTGGGCTAACCCCAGTGCAGTGAAACACACACCTCTAGAGCAGCAGCTGTATGTCAGTAAGGCCTTACTGCTGAGCCTGAGTCTTCTCACAGACTCTGAGCTGCAAGAGCTGCGATCAG ATCTGCTTCAGTGCATGTTGGATGGCATGGCTATCCACCTGGACAGCAGTGTGGTGCGTATCAGGCGTATGGGGATGGTCGTAGGAGAGTGCCTGAGCTCCCGCATGAATATCAATGAAACCAAATTGCAGTTTGAG TATGAACATGATAATGAAACAAAAGAACTACTTTCTCTGATGGCTCCCTCTGCTGGTGAGGAGGCTGAACTGATGCACAG ACTGGACTCTCCTCAAACCAATGAAATATCTTCATCTGCTCAGGAAGTATCAAACCAAAATAAACCAGAAGCCCAGCCAACAAGAAGTGATCCAGAGTCTGACCTGGATAG TGATGATGAGCTCACGCCGTTCGATATGTCTGGCGATAAAGAGATCAGTCAGGCATCCCCACCTCGCTACCTACGAGACTGTCTCGAAA CTTTgatttcctctgaggacgcgacACGAGTGGAGCTCAGTCTGAGATTTTGTGAGGGTTTGGTGAGGAAGAACGTCTCCACGACCAGAGAG atcagcgtccagctgaccaaagtgctcctTCACATGGAAAACAAATACAGCATCACTGACTTCCTGACTCTGAGACAGGCTACCATGGTGGCACTCGTCGTCACCGACACTATTCCT GTGACTCAGTATTTGACCACAGAGTTTTACTCGTTGAACTACAGTCTTCGACAAAGGCTGGATATGTTGGAG GTCCTTGCGCTTGCAGCTCAGGAGCTCTCAAAACCAACTACAAACAGCCGAGATGCATCCTCAAACAGTGCTGCCGCTACTTTAGATTTGACTTCTTATCCCGGTGACAACCTCGTGCACTGGCAGCAAATAGTAGAGAAGCGGATTCAAAGCAAGACCAAGCGCTTTAGTAAG GGCCCCACAAAACCTCCGCAAAGAGCCACAGCGAATCGTTACAGCCATGTTGCTGGACACTTCTTTTTCCCTCTGCTCAGAAATTATGACAA GCCTCAAACAACTTTTGACCTTTTGGGCAGTGACCACCTCGTGTTGGGAAGGTTGATTCACACTTTAGCCCTCTTCATGCATCTTGCAGTCAATGCACCG GTGGCCACGCAGCTGGGTCGTGCTCTCCTGGACTTTGTGTGGACAGTCCGCTACCATGCTGACCA